CATCGGGCGCAGGAGCTGGGCTGGTCACGATCAGCTTTGATGAGGAGGGAATTAGCTCCGGGACCCATTACACTAACCCTCATTCTCCTGACCCAAGGCCTCTCGGCGACAAGATTACCAATCAGTATGCGGCCAAGGGAGTGAATTGGACAGTTAATCCAATCAATAGCGGTGTTGTGGCCAATGTAATCACTAGTGGCTATGAATTTGGCTATGCCGATAAACCTGGATACCCTTCCGAAGTATTTGCTGATAAAAATGGCAACGTGGATGGCCATATTATGTGGTATAATGGTGGATTTGCAGATGGATGGATTCAATTTGATCATCCTGTTAACTCAGTTGCGTTTGACTATAGGCGACCGAAAGCGGCAGGCGCAATCAATGTCCAGTTTTATGACTATGATGATAATGGAAATTGGACAA
The genomic region above belongs to Pseudomonadota bacterium and contains:
- a CDS encoding VPLPA-CTERM sorting domain-containing protein, which encodes MKKILLLSLVLVFCMASGAGAGLVTISFDEEGISSGTHYTNPHSPDPRPLGDKITNQYAAKGVNWTVNPINSGVVANVITSGYEFGYADKPGYPSEVFADKNGNVDGHIMWYNGGFADGWIQFDHPVNSVAFDYRRPKAAGAINVQFYDYDDNGNWTKIYDSGRVTADSTWRPFSQTGNNIDAVYMSGYDPNTQSYNKFVMDNFQVNMVPIPAAIWLLGSGLAGLGFIKRRKSI